A single region of the Brachypodium distachyon strain Bd21 chromosome 3, Brachypodium_distachyon_v3.0, whole genome shotgun sequence genome encodes:
- the LOC100825019 gene encoding alanine aminotransferase 2, translating to MASSVAVENLNPKVLKCEYAVRGEIVIHAQRLQQQLQNQPGSLPFHEILYCNIGNPQSLGQQPVTFFREVLALCDHPYLLQREEIKSLFSADSISRAKQILALIPGRATGAYSHSQGIKGLRDAIAAGITARDGFPANADDIFLTDGASPGVHLMMQLLIRNEKDGILVPIPQYPLYSASIALHGGALVPYYLNESTGWGLEISDVKKQLEDARSRGIDVRALVVINPGNPTGQVLAEENQYDIVKFCKNEGLVLLADEVYQENIYVDDKKFHSFKKIVRSLGYGEDLPLVSYQSVSKGYYGECGKRGGYMEITGFSAPVREQIYKISSVNLCSNITGQILASLVMNPPKAGDESYASYQAEKDRILTSLARRAKALEDAFNNLEGITCNKAEGAMYLFPRINLPQKAIDAANAANKAPDAFYALRLLESTGIVVVPGSGFGQVPGTWHFRCTILPQEEKIPAIISRFKVFHEAFMAEHRD from the exons ATGGCTTCCAGCGTCGCCGTGGAGAACCTAAACCCCAAG GTTTTAAAGTGTGAGTATGCTGTGCGTGGAGAGATAGTCATCCATGCTCAG CGGTTGCAACAACAGCTACAGAATCAACCTGGATCTCTACCTTTTCATGAG ATCCTATATTGCAACATTGGGAACCCACAGTCTCTTGGTCAGCAACCAGTTACATTCTTCAGGGAG GTTCTTGCACTTTGTGATCATCCATACTTGTTGCAAAGAGAGGAAATCAAATCATTGTTCAG TGCTGATTCTATTTCTCGGGCAAAGCAGATTCTTGCCTTGATACCCGGAAGAGCAACAGGGGCATACAGCCATAGCCAG GGTATTAAAGGTCTTCGGGATGCAATTGCTGCTGGGATCACTGCACGAGATGGATTCCCTGCTAATGCAGATGACATTTTTCTTACAGATGGAGCAAGTCCTGGG GTGCACTTGATGATGCAGTTACTGATCAGGAATGAGAAAGATGGCATTCTTGTCCCAATTCCACAGTATCCCTTGTACTCAGCCTCCATAGCCCTTCATGGTGGAGCTCTT GTCCCATATTATCTTAACGAATCGACAGGCTGGGGTTTGGAAATCTCTGATGTTAAGAAGCAACTTGAAGATGCTCGGTCAAGAGGCATCGATGTAAGGGCTTTGGTCGTTATCAATCCAGGAAATCCAACCGGACAG GTTCTTGCTGAGGAAAATCAGTATGACATAGTGAAGTTCTGCAAAAACGAGGGTCTTGTTCTTCTGGCTGATGAG GTATACCAAGAGAATATCTATGTTGACGATAAGAAATTTCACTCTTTCAAGAAGATAGTAAGATCCTTGGGATACGGAGAGGATCTCCCTCTAGTATCATATCAATCTGTTTCTAAGG GATATTATGGAGAGTGTGGTAAAAGAGGAGGTTACATGGAGATTACTGGCTTCAGTGCTCCAGTAAGAGAGCAGATCTACAAAATATCATCAGTTAACTTATGTTCCAATATCACTGGTCAGATCCTTGCTAGTCTCGTCATGAACCCACCAAAG GCTGGGGATGAATCATACGCTTCCTATCAGGCAGAAAAGGATAGAATCCTTACGTCTCTAGCTCGTCGTGCGAAG GCACTGGAGGATGCATTCAACAATCTTGAGGGGATTACATGCAACAAGGCTGAAGGAGCAATGTACCTATTCCCTCGGATTAATCTGCCACAAAAGGCAATCGATGCTGCTAATGCTGCTAACAAAGCACCTGATGCATTCTATGCTCTTCGTCTCCTTGAGTCAACGGGAATCGTTGTTGTGCCCGGATCTGGATTTGGCCAA GTTCCTGGCACATGGCACTTCAGATGCACAATCCTTCCACAGGAGGAGAAGATCCCGGCGATTATCTCCCGCTTCAAGGTGTTCCATGAAGCGTTCATGGCGGAGCACCGCGACTAA
- the LOC100825324 gene encoding mediator of RNA polymerase II transcription subunit 15a: MGISFKLSKVGVRVQPTARSASPALPPTETEKPSAGDKEGPCTESKREDTIVDRVNDISPACSRAILAEHEVSFTFSLYDRGYLIAKSVLLDPCQPSVQDGRTLHPYDRASEKLFSAIEAGRLPGDILDEIPSKYYNGSVICEIRDYRKNASNQAPAPSAELGLPVVNKVQLQMTFENVVRDITLLSDESWSYRDFMEAEARIVKALQPALCLDPTPKLDRLCQDPVPHKLNLGIGRKRRLRQNPEVVVTSNYMSHGKKVCIDRVSENAKADEMGTAGGNVAHQVLDNIATQTMSGGSQPLRPSSSQDAARMSILSQSGIQQNINYSLVGNDRGAPPVNFTGVNSSISSQNMMAYNDNGLLSVKRELQEAPLQDPKRVKPTISTDDIQQQQQQQQIRSQSAALGGPDMQWKNQQLHQQLDVKGVQYAPSSHIQGYPSPMVNNMQDSGASYYFNQQGIRYSAKQEQAMAPESSVLDQQQSRAQHLSQQAAARNNPQNMAQWQNPRFSGEKDMKKEEMLQRRKLPATSRVSSAPMVQSPVSSKSGEISSSSIGGQFGSAVTSAVIGSQKDKFAASSNAAVGYPSVVSSPSDSTHRLQQPSVAHSKRKTNSVPKSQPLVSGVGSPASVSNMHALNASSPSMGTASMGDQSIIDKFSKIDAISHRHQLVNKKIKVDKVAQRKPMINASQEKVVTLLSSCFHTEDYKDETRPLCNSMLSGTINSFKTRILNFVLTNRVYQGPTKPFRISFKEKPDGTVLMQYGDAEDFGNQNSHECTLILPNKYYADLLATQLVTRMEKEGYDKVDDQIVPITPPGNLSVLSGILPDNTANEVKQEGGISQQLNAAAHGNMVPGIPLQQLSSNRMLPSGNSNQALAMQQGYMQGGTMSPRSQQLDQNLIQQQQQPQLQQNAQLQQQTSLPLNQMQRPQPLPTSPLSQMMGSGSNLPMGSSHMGNTKSNPASLQLHMMQQAQQQQPGQMSRKVMMGPSSAMNMGNMVNNVVGLSGLGNVMGIGNVRPMSSPMGSVAGLGNSPNQMSLGMASNLAAAGLRPGMNATALAKMRMGMTLPQQRVASMYPQTGMVGLTGSGSPMLPSSAGLSMMGHALNRNNLTLVQRAMMSSMGPPKVPGGNFQLSAQQQMHLQQLQQQQQIQQSPQQQQQLHQQQLQQQQLQQLQQQQHQQQQQQQQQQQQQQMGSPLQQVAQVGSPAGSQQSLVMQQQQQQISPQQMAAMSPQLSSGTMQQVNSNVVNHVGTPGPPPSPQLSSHSQNHGSVNSIANSPMEQLQGGNKGGPGSM, translated from the exons ATGGGGATCTCGTTTAAGCTATCAAAGGTCGGCGTTCGCGTGCAACCGACCGCGCGTTCGGCCTCGCCGGCGTTGCCGCCcacggagacggagaagccgagcgccggcgacaaggagggCCCGTGTACGGAATCCAAACGCGAG GATACTATTGTTGACAGAGTTAATGATATTTCACCAGCATGCTCTAGGGCGATTTTAGCAG AGCATGAAGTGTCTTTCACTTTCAGCCTCTATGACAGAGGTTACCTCATCGCAAAGTCAGTACTG CTGGATCCTTGTCAGCCGTCGGTTCAGGATGGAAGGACACTGCATCCCTATGATAGAGCATCAGAAAAATTATTCTCT GCCATTGAAGCTGGAAGGCTACCTGGAGATATTCTCGATGAGATACCAAGCAAGTACTACAATGGATCAGTTATTTGTGAG ATACGTGACTACCGCAAGAATGCATCCAATCAAGCTCCTGCACCATCTGCTGAGCTAGGATTACCTGTTGTGAATAAAGTGCAGCTGCAAATGACCTTTGAAAATGTTGTGAGGGACATTACACTGCTATCTGATGAATCCTGGAGTTACAGGGATTTCATG GAGGCCGAGGCACGGATTGTTAAAGCGCTACAACCAGCACTTTGCTTAGACCCTACTCCTAAATTGGACCGACTTTGTCAGGATCCTGTTCCTCATAAG TTGAACCTTGGTATTGGAAGAAAGAGGAGGTTGAGGCAAAATCCTGAAGTTGTTGTCACATCCAATTACATGTCTCATGGTAAAAAGGTGTGCATTGATAGGGTGTCTGAAAATGCCAAAGCAGATGAGATGGGTACTGCAGGTGGTAATGTTGCTCACCAAGTCCTTGATAATATTGCCACCCAAACTATGTCAGGTGGCTCTCAACCACTTAGACCAAGTAGTTCACAGGATGCAGCTAGAATGTCAATTTTGTCCCAATCTGGTATCCAGCAAAATATCAATTATTCTTTAGTTGGTAATGATCGTGGAGCACCTCCTGTCAATTTTACTGGAGTCAATTCAAGCATTTCGTCTCAGAACATGATGGCTTATAATGACAATGGCCTTCTATCTGTGAAGAGGGAACTACAAGAAGCTCCATTGCAAGACCCTAAGAGAGTAAAGCCAACAATTAGCACTGATGatatccagcagcagcaacagcaacaacagaTAAGGTCTCAATCAGCTGCCCTTGGTGGACCAGACATGCAATGGAAGAACCAACAGCTGCATCAACAATTAGATGTCAAGGGGGTGCAGTATGCTCCTTCATCGCATATCCAGGGATACCCTTCTCCAATGGTCAACAACATGCAAGATTCAGGGGCTTCCTATTATTTCAATCAACAGGGCATCAGGTATAGTGCTAAGCAAGAGCAGGCTATGGCCCCTGAAAGTTCTGTACTGGATCAGCAGCAATCCCGTGCTCAACATTTGtcacagcaagcagcagctagAAACAATCCACAGAACATGGCACAGTGGCAAAATCCTCGGTTTTCAGGTGAGAAGGAcatgaagaaagaagaaatgcTTCAGAGAAGAAAGTTGCCTGCTACCTCCCGTGTCTCTTCTGCACCAATGGTTCAATCTCCAGTGTCCTCTAAATCTGGAGAGATATCCAGCAGTTCAATAGGCGGACAGTTCGGTTCAGCAGTGACATCTGCTGTTATTGGATCACAGAAAGATAAGTTTGCTGCAAGTTCCAATGCTGCAGTAGGCTACCCTTCTGTGGTTTCCAGTCCTAGTGACTCTACGCACCGGTTGCAGCAGCCTTCTGTTGCTCattcgaaaagaaaaacaaattctgtCCCCAAGAGTCAACCACTTGTGAGCGGTGTAGGGTCCCCAGCCAGTGTttcaaacatgcatgcactgAATGCTAGCAGCCCATCAATGGGGACTGCATCTATGGGTGACCAATCAATCATTGATAAGTTTTCAAAAATTGATGCCATATCCCATCG GCATCAGCTGGTCAATAAGAAGATAAAAGTTGACAAGGTAGCTCAAAGGAAGCCCATGATTAATGCAAGCCAAGAGAAAGTTGTTACACTTCTCTCTAGTTGCTTCCATACCGAGGATTACAAAGATGAGACAAGGCCTCTTTGTAATTCTATGTTGAGTGGAACTATAAATTCCTTCAAGACTAGAATACTGAACTTCGTTCTCACCAACCGCGTGTACCAAG GTCCTACAAAGCCGTTCCGGATCAGTTTCAAGGAGAAGCCAGATGGGACGGTGCTAATGCAATATGGAGATGCAGAAGATTTTGGTAATCAGAACTCACACGAGTGCACACTCATACTACCCAACAAG TACTACGCGGACTTGCTTGCAACCCAACTTGTTACGCGG ATGGAGAAAGAAGGCTATGATAAGGTGGACGATCAAATTGTGCCTATCACCCCTCCTGGCAACCTAAGTGTCCTATCAGGAATTTTACCAGATAATACAGCAAATGAAGTGAAACAAGAGGGAGGTATAAGCCAGCAACTTAATGCTGCAGCCCATGGGAATATGGTACCTGGAATACCTTTACAACAACTTTCTTCCAATAGGATGCTTCCATCAGGGAATAGCAACCAGGCATTAGCAATGCAACAAGGGTATATGCAGGGTGGAACTATGTCTCCAAGGAGTCAACAACTCGACCAAAACTTAAttcagcaacagcagcagccacagCTGCAACAAAATGCGCAACTTCAGCAACAAACATCCCTTCCTCTCAACCAGATGCAGAGACCTCAACCGCTACCAACAAGCCCATTATCTCAGATGATGGGGTCTGGTTCGAATCTTCCAATGGGCTCAAGCCACATGGGTAACACCAAGTCTAATCCTGCTTCCTTGCAGCTGCATATGATGCAGcaagcacagcagcaacaGCCAGGCCAGATGTCGAGGAAAGTGATGATGGGGCCTAGCTCAGCCATGAACATGGGTAATATGGTTAACAATGTAGTCGGTCTCAGTGGTCTTGGAAACGTTATGGGAATTGGCAACGTGCGGCCAATGTCCTCCCCAATGGGATCCGTGGCAGGCTTAGGGAACAGTCCTAATCAGATGAGTCTTGGGATGGCATCCAATCTTGCTGCAGCTGGGTTACGTCCAGGTATGAATGCCACGGCTCTTGCAAAGATGCGTATGGGTATGACATTACCGCAGCAAAGGGTGGCAAGCATGTATCCCCAGACTGGCATGGTTGGATTGACTGGCAGCGGCTCTCCAATGCTTCCTAGTTCTGCTGGCTTGTCCATGATGGGCCATGCACTAAACAGGAACAACCTTACCCTCGTGCAGAGGGCCATGATGTCTTCAATGGGCCCACCAAAGGTGCCAGGAGGTAATTTTCAGCTGAGTGCTCAACAGCAAATGCATCTCCAACAGttgcaacagcagcagcaaatccAACAGagcccgcagcagcagcagcaattaCACCAGCAGCAATTACAACAGCAACAACTGCAACAGCTCCAACaacagcagcaccagcaacagcagcagcaacaacaacaacaacagcaacaacaaatgGGGTCTCCTTTGCAGCAGGTAGCGCAGGTGGGCTCACCGGCTGGTTCACAACAATCATTggtgatgcagcagcagcagcagcaaataAGCCCACAGCAAATGGCTGCAATGAGCCCACAGTTGAGCTCGGGAACTATGCAACAAGTGAATAGCAATGTTGTCAATCATGTGGGAACGCCAGGACCACCTCCTAGTCCGCAGCTCAGCTCGCATTCACAGAACCATGGATCTGTCAACAGCATCGCAAACTCCCCAATGGAGCAGCTGCAAGGTGGCAATAAAGGAGGTCCTGGTAGCATGTAG